The Deltaproteobacteria bacterium sequence GGCGTCGAGCCGTTCCTCGTCGCCGTAGATCTCCCTCACCTTCTCGAAACTCATCTGCGCGGCTTCGGCCATCGCTTTCATTTCCGCTTCGATGTCGGAATACGGGACGTCGATGCTTTCCTGCCTAGCGACGGCTTCGAGAAGCAGGGAAACCCGGACGATCCGCTCGGCCCCGGGCGCGAACCTCTCTCTCATCTTATCGAAATCCATGTTCACTTTCTTTAGGTCGATCCCCTGGGAAGCCATCCGTTTCGCAGTGTCCTCGATCATGAGCACGATTTGACGGTCGACCAGCGAATGGGGAACGTCGAACGTGTTTTTCTCTAGCAATCCGTTGCGGATATGCTCCTCGGCGTTGCGGCGTGACCGTTCATCTCCCTCTGCCCGAAGCCGTTCCGCCATCCTGGAACGAAGGTCGTTCAAATCCTTTACATCAGTGAAATTCTTTGCGAATTCCTCATCAAACTCCGGCAGCTTCTTTTCCCTGATCGCGTTCACCGTAACGTCGAAGGTAACCTTCTTGCCGGCATACTTCTTGTTGGGCGCTTCTTCGGGATACTCGACCTCGATCGTCTTTCGATCGCCCGCTTTCGCTCCCGCAAGCGCATCCTCGAAATTCTTGCCGAACGGCATTCCACCTCCAAGGATAAGGCTGGAAGATTCGCCGCTGTCGATCGCATCACCGCCCGCCGACGAGGAAATATTCACCTCGAGAAGGTCCCCTTCCGCCGCCCCGCGTTCTTCCACTGTATGGTAACTCGCGAACGATTCACGCAGGCCGGAAAGCGCCGCGTCTACCTTTGCATCCGTTATCTCGACCTTTTCCTTCGTCACCGGCAATCCTTTATAGTCCGCCGCGGCGACCTCCGGCATCACCTCGAAGGTCACGGTAAACGCGAACTCCTCGCCTTCCTTGAGCTTTCCGCCGTCGAAATCGGGAGTGGAAAGCACCCGCAGATCGTTCTCCTTCACTGCCTCGTGGATCGAATCCTTGATAAGCCGTTCGGCGACCTCGCCTTCGACGTGCTCCTTGAAGAGCCGTTTCACCATGGACATCGGGGCCTTCCCCTTGCGGAATCCCCGGACCGGGACGGCTTTGCGGACCTCCGCGTACCCTTCCTCCATTTTGCGGCCGACCTCGTCCGCCGGGATCACCACACGGACACGCTTCTCCACTCCGCTGACCGTTTCGACGCTCGTCTTCATCTTTTCATCCGTTTCCTTTTCGTTAGATAACGTCGGATCGAACGTTGGTGCGAGAGGAGGGATTTGAACCCTCACGGTTGCCCACCGGATCCTAAGTCCGGCGCGTCTGCCATTCCGCCACTCTCGCCCGAAAACACTCTCCCGCCAGCGGAAATGTACAGTATATCCGGTAAGTTCCTCAAGGCAAGGAGAAAAATCCCGATTAAAAGACAAAAACAGGGACGTTCTTAAAAACTCCGATTCAAGGGAGCCGCAGGATCCGGCGCGCGTTCGAAAGGAAGATCTTCTCGATAACGGATGAGGGATATTTCTCGGCATCCCAGTCACGGAACAGCCGTTCATGAGTGAGCACGGGGTAATCGGAGCCGAACATGATTTTGTCCTGAAGCCGGCCCGAAATCTCTTTTTTAAGCTCCGGGGTGAAATATTTCGGGGACCACCCCGAGGTTTCCATGTAAACGTTCGCCTTGTGCAGCAGGATCGCGATCATTTCGCTTTGCCAGGGCCACGAGGGATGGCAGGCGATTACGGTCAGGCCGGGAAAATCCGCGGCCACGTCGTCAAGATGGATCGGTTGGGTGTATTTGAGCTTCAGGCCCATCCCGCCCGGAGTGCCTGCCCCCAGCCCTGTCGTGCCCGTGTGAAACTGGACGGGGACGGACAACTCGACGCACTTCTCGTAGAGCGGGTAGAACCTGCGGTCGTTGGGAAAGAACGCCTGCGCCACTCCCTGGAACTTCACGCCTACCATATTCAGGTCCCTGACCGCTCTCGTAAGCTCCCGCACCGCATCTTCCCCCTTCCAGGGGTCCACGGATGCCCATGCACCGACGATCGCATCGGGAAACCGGTCCCGGAGCGACGCCGTGTAATCGTTGGTGGTCACCGGAAGCTTCGTGCTTGTTTCGGCGTCCCATGCGATGACCATCGCGCCGACGTCCGCACGCCTGAATTCATCCGCCATCTCCTCGTCCTTGCGAACCCGGAACGGCGTCTTGTAGTACGCCTCGAGGGCCTCGAAGTACGGACGCATCGAGTCGTACCATGGCTGCGTGCTCGGATGTGCGTGGATGTCGATCGCTTTCAAGGGGCTATCGGAGGCTCAGGCCGTCCTCGAACTCCTCGTTGGATTTATCGAACTGCATGCCGAAGATGTACGCTCCTCCCGGCTCCTCCGACCCGCGGAACCAGACGACCTTTCCCGAAACCCTCACCGGCGGGTCCCCTTCGACGAATACCGTCGCGTCTATCCGGTTGCGCGTCGTCATAAGGGTGTCGTACATGACGTGGATGCCGTCCGGGGCGATCTTCGGCGTCAAGACCGACATGCCGAGCGGCGACAGATCCCGGACGGTACCGGTTACGGGCGACGATACCCTGGAAGGCTCCTTCCCGCTCTGTACCGTGAATATAACAGTGGCCATCCGCTTGCGCCTCTCCTTTCGCCTTCGTTCCCTGGAAAAGAATCCCTTCGTCATCCTCCGGCGCCCCCGTGCCTTACCGCTTCCGGACGTCTTCCCCGGTCATCTCCGGGGGAGGGGTGATGTCCATCAGCCGGAGAATCGTGGGGGCCAGGTCCTCAAGAGCCCTGTCCTCCTTGAGCAAGGTGTCCTTTCCCGAGGGATCCGCGTAGATAAGCGGCACAGGGTTCGTCGTGTGCGCAGTGTGCGGCTCGCCGGTTTCCGGGTCGACCATCAGCTCGGCGTTCCCGTGGTCGGATGTGATGAGGGCGACGCCCCCGCGCTCCCATATCTTCTCGACGACGCGGCGCAGGTTCATGTCCACGGCTTCGACCGCCTTGATCGCGGCGGAAAGGATTCCCGTGTGACCCACCATGTCGCCGTTGGCGAAGTTCAGGATCATCGAATCGTGGTTCCCCGATGCGATCTCCGCCTCCGCCCGCGCGCCCACTTCGTGTGAGCTCATCTCCGGCTGAAGGTCGTAGGTGGAGACCGAGGGAGACGGAATGAGAACCCGCGTTTCGCCCGGGAACACCTTCTCCTCCCCGCCGTTGAAGAAGTATGTCACGTGCGCGTACTTTTCCGTCTCGGAGATGCGCAAATTCCTTACGCCGTTGGCGGCGAACACCGAGGCCAGGATGTTTTCGAGCGTCTGGGGCGCGAACGCCGTCGGGAAGCCGAACGTCTCGTCGTAAACGGTCATGCTCGCGTAGGAAAGGCCCAGGCGTTCCGGCCGCGGGAACCGGTCGAACGAATCCATCATGAGCGCGCGGGTCAGTTCCCTTGTGCGGTCGGCGCGGAAGTTGAAAAAGATTACGGAGTCGCCGGGCGATATCCGCCCAAAGGGACGGCCGTCCCGCACGATCACGGCCGGCTCCATGAACTCGTCGGTCTTGCCGGCCGCATAGGAACCGGATACGGCGGCGACGGGGTCCGCCATATCCTTGCCCTCCCCGCGCACCATGGCCTTGAAGGCGCGTTCCACGCGGTCCCAACGGTTGTCCCGATCCATGGCGTAATACCTGCCGCCGACCGTCGCAACCTCGCCGGCGCCGATTTCCTTCATCGTTCCGATGAGGTTTTGCAGGTGATGGATGCCGCTGGTCGGGGGGGTGTCCCTCCCGTCCAGGATCGCGTGGACGTACACGCGTGGAAGACCTCGCTTCTTCGCCATTTCGAGGAGCGCGTACAAGTGCGTGTGAAGCGAATGGACGCCGCCGTCGGAAAGCAGCCCGACAAGGTGCAGGGCCTTGCCATTCTCCCTGGCAGAGTCCATCGCCCGGCAGAAAGCCTGGGCGCGGAAAAATTCCCCCGTACGGATGGATTTCGTTATGCGGACGATGTCCTGGTAGACCACACGGCCGGCGCCGATGTTCAGGTGCCCGACCTCGGAGTTGCCCATCTGCCCGGCAGGCAGCCCGACGCGTTCCCCCGACGCCTCGATGAGCGTGTGGGGAAAATCGGACCACAACCGGTCGTAGAACGGGGTGTCGGCCAAGGCGATCGCGTTGGCCTCGGTTTCCTCGCGATAGCCCCAGCCGTCAAGAACGATCAGTGCGACGAACCTGCGTTTCGCCATGTCAAATATTATAGAACACTCCTCTTCCCTCGAACCGCGCAGCCGGGCCGAGCTCTTCCTCGATCCGGAGAAGCTGGTTGTATTTCGCCATCCGGTCGGTGCGGGATGCCGATCCTGTCTTTATCTGTCCGGTGTTCAGGCCCACAACGAGATCGGCGATGGTGCTGTCCTCGGTCTCGCCCGAGCGGTGGGAGACGACGGCGGTCCAGCCGGCGCGCTTGGCCATTTCCACGGCATCGATCGTCTCGGTCACCGTTCCGATCTGGTTCAGCTTGATAAGGACGGAGTTCGACGCCTTTTCGTCGATCCCCTTCCGCAGGATCTTCGGGTTCGTCACGAAGATGTCGTCGCCGACGATCTGGACTTTCGTCCCCATCTCCTTAGTGAAGAGCTTCCAGCCGTTCCAGTCGTCCTCGGAGAACCCGTCCTCGATGGAGAGGATCGGATACTGACGGCAGAGGTCCTGGTAGAAGCGGACCATGCCCTCCGCGTCCTTCGTCGATCCGTCCGACTTCCTGAACGTGTATTTCCCTTTCTCGCCGAACTCGGAGGCGGCGGAGTCGAGCGCAATACCGATTTCCTTGCCCGGCTTGTATCCGGCCTTCACGATCGCTTCCAGGATCACCTCGATCGCCTCGGCGTTCGACTTGAGGAGCGGCGCAAACCCGCCTTCGTCTCCCACGTTCGTGTTCAGGCCCTTGCCCTTGAGCACTTTCTTGAGATTATGGAAAGTCTCCGCGCCCATCCGCAGCGCTTCGGCGAACGAGGACGCTCCCACCGGCATGACCATGAACTCCTGGATGTCCAGGTTGTTGTCAGCGTGAGAACCGCCGTTGAGGATGTTCATGTGCGGCACCGGAAGGGTCCGTCCGCCGATGCCGCCGATGTACTGGTACAGCGGCAGCCCGCTGGCTTCCGCAGCCGCGCGGGCGGCGGCCATCGAAACGGAAAGGATGGCGTTGGCGCCCAGTTTCCCCTTGTTAGGGGTGCCGTCCAGCTCTATGAGCGTCTTGTCGAGGAAGGCCTGCTCGCTGGCGTCGAGGCCAAGCACCTTGGGCGTTATCGTCTTGTTGACGTTCTGGACCGCCTTCAGGACGCCTTTCCCGAGGAACCGCTTCTGATCGCCGTCCCGCAGCTCGACCGCCTCCCGCGTGCCCGTGGACGCCCCCGAGGGCACGATCGCGCGCCCCTCCGCCCCGGACTCGAGGTGGACCTCGGCCTCGACGGTGGGATTTCCCCGCGAGTCAAGCACCTGCCTTGCGTGCACGTCGATGATCATCGTCATCTCTGATGCTCCTCCTCTCGACCGAATGTTATTACGGCTGAATGAATTCCTTTCCCCCCATGCGGACGGTAAGGACGGGGCAGTGGGAGTTGCGAACCACCTTCTCGGCGGTGCTGCCGAAGATGACGTGCTCCACGCCCGTGCGTCCATGCGTGCCGATCACTATCAGGCCGGCGCCGCATTCCCGCGCCTTCCGTATGATTTCGCGATAAGGGATTCCGACGGCCAGCATCGTATCAAAGTTCGCGAACCCGGAAAAGTGCGCGGCCGTGAACGCGTCCATGCTTTCCTTCGCGTACGACTCCATGCGGCCGCGGAGCAGCTCCAGCGGGACGTCCCCGCGGAACATGGGATCCAGGGCGGCGGGCTCGTCGAGGATATGGAGCACGGTGATCCGTGAGCCGAAACGCTCCGCAAGGAGCCTCGCGACCTTCGCGGCCTCGGCGGAGCAATCGGAAAAATCGGCGGGAAGAAGGATCTTCGAGAACATGACGCCTCCTCGCGGCGATTCGGAGCTGCGGCGGTGACCCGCTGGAGGAAACGCCCACGCGGGTCAAAAAAAAAAATCCCCGGCCACGAACTGCGCGCGGCCGGGGGATCGGGTTGTCCGCCTGCGGGAACCTGTGGATTATTTCTTCTTGCCGCCGACCGCTTCCTTAAGGGATTTGCCGGCCGAGAACTTGGGAACCTTCGCCGCCTTGATCTTGATCTGCTCGCCGGTCTGCGGGTTGCGGCCCAGACGGGCTTTCCGGTTGCTAACGCTGAACGTGCCGAACCCCGTCAGGGCGATCTTGTCGCCCTTCTTCAACGCCTTGCCAATCGCGGTGATGAATCCGTTGAGCGCTTTCTCCGCCACCGCCTTGCTGACGTCCGCCGCCTCAGCCATGGAAGCAACCAGATCCGCCTTCGTCATTTCCAGTCCTCCTTAAGAGAGTGTTATCAGGTTCCCGATTGCCCTAATGCCCGGCAGCCGGTAGGTCCGTCGCCACAAGTATTGTTCTCAATTAAGTCTGAAAGGAACTTTAGTGTCAAGGGAATTGTCAAAGAACGACGGGCCTTCGCGGGGTGCCCCGGGGCGCCATCAGTTTGAGGAGCAACATGCCGGCGAGGAACCCCCCGATGTGGGCCCACCATGCCACTCCTCCGGTAAGAGCCGAGGAGCTCCCGAGCGACATCGCGCCGCTCGCGAACTGGATCAGGAACCAGATGCCCAGAAAAACGAAGGCGGGGATTTCCACCACGGTGAAGAAAATGAAGATGGGCAGCAGCGTCACGACGCGCGCCCGCGGGAAGAGAAGGATGTACGCGCCCAGGACCCCCGCGATGGCGCCCGATGCGCCGAGGTTGGGAACCATCGAGTTGGACTGGAGCAGGATCTGCGCAAGGAACGAGACGACCCCGCACATAAGGTAGAATGCGAGGAAACGGCCGTGCCCCAGCATGTCCTCCACGTTGTCGCCGAAGATGTAAAGATAAAGCATGTTCCCTATTATGTGGAGCCACCCTCCGTGCAGGAACATCGCGAAAAACGGAGTGACTATTTCCACCGGGTTCGACAGGAACAGGTGCCGGAACCTGTAGGGGATTACCGCGTAGGCGTACAGAAAGTCGTTCACCGCGTCGCCGAGCGAAACCTGGTAGAGAAACACAGAAACGTTCAGCACGATCAGCGCGTAGTTGACGAACGGCGTCCGTGAGGAAGGAATCGTGTCTCGGATCGGGATGATGGGAAAGCGCTCCTTGCTGCGATGGTATATAAAAGATGTTACAGGCGCAGCCCGCAATTGGAAAGAGCGATCAGGCTGTTATAATGTCAGGTTATGCCTGAGAACAGGACGATAGCGATATGCATCGCGCTGTCTTTCCTGGCGCACCTGACGGCTCTGTTCCTCGCCTCTTTCGTTCCGTGGACCGCCCGAAAGGGCGAAAGCGTGATGGTGGTGGACATCGCCGATCTTCCGCGGGCGCAGGATTTTCTTCCTCCGAAAGCGGGGATCATGGAGGGAGCCCCGCCGAAGCCGGCGGAAAAGCGCGCGCCGCCCCCCCCGAGGGCAAGGGGGAGAGAGCCGGTTCCACCCCGGATGATGAAGGGACGAGTGCCGGACCTGCCGGTCAATCCCGCCCTTCCCGCCGAGGAAAGCTTCGCGAATGTGCGCCCGAAGGATACTCCCGCCGGCCAGCCGGGGAAGGAAGCCTCGCAACAGCCGGCGCGCTCCGCCGGTAAATCCGCCCAGGGCGGAACCGGGAGCGCGGGGAAACCGCTCAGGGACCTGAACCCTTCGCTGGGAGCGACGGTCCTGGCGATGGCAAAAAAAGACGGCCCTGGAAGCGGCTCCGGCCCGGGGAACGCGGTGGGAACCAGGGGAAAGGCCGGCGACAAGGGAGGGATCGTCGAGGAAGGCGGCGGGGGCGCGAGACTCACCGCCCTGAACGCCCCCGAAATCCAGTACATATCGTACTTCGCCGGCATCAAGCGGAAGATCGAGTTGGTATGGGGCTACCCCGCGGGCGCCAACGGCATCGAAGGAGACGTCATCATCGATTTCGTCATCGCAAGGAACGGCAAGCTGATGTCGGCCACAATGATCCGGAGTTCGGGGAATCGGGCGCTGGACGAAGAGGCCATAGGGGCGATCCGGAAAGGAGCCCCGTATTCACCGATCCCGTCGGATTACAACATATCGAACCTTCAGATCCGCGCCCACTTCGAATACACCGTGACGCACACCCGCATCCTGCGGTGACGGCTCACTCGCCCGCGATATTGTCGTAAGCCTCCGGGGAGAGAAGGGAGTCCGTCCCGGCGGAGTCCGCCGGCCGGACGACAAGCAGCCAACCTCCGCCGTAAGGGTCCGCGGTGATCGTTTCGGGGGATTGCTCCGCAACGGGATTGATTTCGACCACGGAGCCGGAAACGGGGCTCACGACTTCGCACACTGCCGAAGACGATTCGACAAGCCCGATAGGCTCGCCGGAGGCAATCTCCGTTCCGGGCGGGGGAAGCTCGACGTACACCGCATCGCCGAGATAACTACCCGGCACATGCGTCAGGCCCACGCGCACCAGGTCCGCCCCTTCCCGGCGAGCCCAGACGTGGGTCCGCGCATACAGCCGATCCGTCGGAACGCCCTGGTTCAGGTGCGGCTCCGCGCCGCCTGGAGCCGGGCGGCCTCCAGCGTGTTGCAAAGGAGCATGGCGATGGTCATCGGGCCGACACCGCCGGGAACGGGAGTGATCTTCCCCGCTATCTCCCTTGCCTCATCGAACGCCACATCACCGGTCAGCTTTCCGTCGGGAAGCCGGTTGATCCCCACGTCGATCACGACCGCCCCCGGCTTGATCCAGGAGCCGCGGACCATACCGGCCTTCCCCACCGCGGCAACGACGACATCGGCCGAACGCACCACGGACGGCAGATCCTGCGTGCGCGAATGGCACATCGTCACCGTGGCGTGGCGGGCGAGCAGCAGGAACGCTACGGGCTTGCCGACGAGTATGCTGCGACCGACGACGACTGCATGCTTGCCCTTAAGGTCGACCTTCTCGTGATCGAGCATCCTGAGGACTCCGTACGGAGTGCAGGGGATCAACCCCGGTCGCCCGGAGAGAAGGCGCCCCGCGTTCACGGGGTGCAGCCCGTCCACATCCTTGTCGGGGGAGATGGCTTCGATCACCCTGCTCTCCTCGATCCCGTCCGGAAGCGGGAGCTGGACGAGGATCCCGTGGACGGAGCCGTCCGCGTTGAGCCGCGCCACGAGATCCAGCAGCTCCTTCTCCGGCGTGGTCGCGGGCAGGTCGATCTGCCGTGAGAGCATCCCCGCTTCGATGCACGCTTTCCCCTTGTTCCGGACGTAGACGCGCGAGGCCGGATCCTCCCCGACGAGCACCGTTGCCAGGCAGGGGAGGATGCCGGTGCGGGCGGAGAACTCCGCCGCCTTCTCCTTGACCTCGGCGCGGACCGCCGCCGCGATGGCTTTTCCGTCTATCAGTTGAGCGGACATCGATGCCCTCCTCCGCGAAAATACACGGAGGGGTCGGAATCCTCCGCTCAGATTTTTTCAAAGGATTCTAACAGATATTACGCAAAATACGGCCCCGCCGTAGAAGCGGGTCCTCCTCCACTGAAGCTACAGAGGGTACTCCGTAGCTGTAAATCGGGAACGACGCGGAAGATTGCAGCGAAGGAGTATTATTCGGCTTTCGGGCAGCCGGCGCAGGCAGGTGAAGCATCCCCGCCGGAGGCGGGACAGGATGCCGGTTTCTTCGGCGCCTTCCCGTTACCCCCGTCGTGCGACTTGCTGCCGGGGTAGTCGTTGGCGTAAAAACCCGCTCCCTTCAGCACGAACGCGCCCGCGGAAATTTTCTTTTCCAGTTTCCCGCCGCATGACGGGCATCGCTTCAGGGGAGCGTCGTGTATTCCCTGAAGCTTCTCGGTGGTTCCGTTGCACTTGCGGCACTGATACTCGTAGATCGGCACGGTCTTCATCCTCGCATTGCAGGAGCGCGGTTCATGACCCGCTCCCAAAGTTGCGGGACGCCGCTGCCGTCGGCCGGCAGCGGCGTCCCGTGTTCGCCATTATACTTTAAATCAAGGGACGTTCCTTCGGCCAAAATAAGTTCAGGAACGTCCCCGGCTTCAAGTATTTAATACATCCCGCCGCCGCCCGGAGGCATCGGGGGCATCTTCTCCTTATCTTCCGGCTTCTCGGCGATCGCGCACTCGGTGGTGATCATAAGTCCCGCCACCGATGCGGCGTTCTGGAGGGCGACGCGCGTCACCTTCGTGGGATCGAGGATCCCGGCCTTGATCAGGTCTTCGAACTCCTCGGTGGCGGCGTTGTAGCCGAAAGCGCCCTTACCGTTCTTGATCTTGTCCACCACGACGCCGCCGTCCTGCCCGGCGTTGATGGCGATCTGCTTTGCCGGCTCGAACAGCGCCTTGCGGACGATGTCGAGGCCCGCCGCCTGGTCGTGGTCGAGCTTGACGCCGTCGAGGGACGAAGCCGCGCGGATGTAGGCCACGCCTCCGCCCGCCACGATCCCTTCCTCCACCGCCGCGCGGGTCGCGTGCAGGGCGTCCTCCACCCGCGCCTTCTTCTCCTTCATCTCGGTCTCGGTCGCCGCGCCGACGTTGATGACGGCAACGCCGCCGACCAGCTTCGCCAGACGCTCCTGGAGCTTTTCCTTATCGTAGTCGGAGGTGGTCTCCTCGACCTGCGCGCGGATCTGCTTCACCCGGCCCTCGATATCGGCCTTCTTGCCGGCGCCGTCGATGACCGTTGTGTTGTCCTTGTCTATCACGACGCGCTTGGCACGCCCGAGGTCGGAAAGCTGGACCGCCTCGAGCTTGATCCCCATCTCTTCCGCGATGGCCTTGCCGCCGGTGAGGATGGCGATGTCTTCCAGCATGGCCTTGCGCCGGTCGCCGAAGCCGGGGGCCTTCACGGCGCAGGCGTGCAGCGTGCCGCGGAGCTTGTTGACCACCAGGGTTGCAAGCGCCTCGCCCTCGACTTCTTCCGCCACGATGAGGAGCGGCTTGCTGGAGCGAGCGATCTGCTCGAGCAGCGGGAGCAGGTCCTTCATGTTGGAGATCTTCTTCTCGTGGATGAGGATGTACGGATCCTCGAGGATGACTTCCATCCTTTCGGGATCGGTGACGAAGTACGGGGAAAGATAGCCGCGGTCGAACTGCATCCCCTCGACGATCTCGAGGGTGGTCTCCATGCCCTTGGCTTCCTCGACGGTTATGACGCCTTCCTTGCCGACCTTCGACATCGCCTCGGAGATTATGTTGCCGATCGTCTCGTCGTTGTTCGCGGAAATCGTGCCGACCTGGGCGATTTCCTTCGGATCCTTGGTGGGCTTGGACATCCTCTTCAATTCGCCTGCCACCGCCTCGACCGCCTTGTCTACACCGCGCTTGAGGTCCATGGGGTTGTATCCCGCCGCCACCAGCTTGGAGCCTTCCTGGTAGATCTTCTGCGCCAGCACCGTGGCCGTCGTGGTCCCGTCGCCCGCCACGTCGCTCGTCTTGGAGGCGACCTCCTTCACCATCTGCGCGCCCATGTTTTCGAACTTATCG is a genomic window containing:
- the groL gene encoding chaperonin GroEL (60 kDa chaperone family; promotes refolding of misfolded polypeptides especially under stressful conditions; forms two stacked rings of heptamers to form a barrel-shaped 14mer; ends can be capped by GroES; misfolded proteins enter the barrel where they are refolded when GroES binds), with product MAKQLKFSEEARAGIKIGVDILADAVKATLGPRGRNVIIEKSFGSPLVTKDGVTVAKEIELPDKFENMGAQMVKEVASKTSDVAGDGTTTATVLAQKIYQEGSKLVAAGYNPMDLKRGVDKAVEAVAGELKRMSKPTKDPKEIAQVGTISANNDETIGNIISEAMSKVGKEGVITVEEAKGMETTLEIVEGMQFDRGYLSPYFVTDPERMEVILEDPYILIHEKKISNMKDLLPLLEQIARSSKPLLIVAEEVEGEALATLVVNKLRGTLHACAVKAPGFGDRRKAMLEDIAILTGGKAIAEEMGIKLEAVQLSDLGRAKRVVIDKDNTTVIDGAGKKADIEGRVKQIRAQVEETTSDYDKEKLQERLAKLVGGVAVINVGAATETEMKEKKARVEDALHATRAAVEEGIVAGGGVAYIRAASSLDGVKLDHDQAAGLDIVRKALFEPAKQIAINAGQDGGVVVDKIKNGKGAFGYNAATEEFEDLIKAGILDPTKVTRVALQNAASVAGLMITTECAIAEKPEDKEKMPPMPPGGGGMY